One Scyliorhinus canicula chromosome 14, sScyCan1.1, whole genome shotgun sequence genomic region harbors:
- the LOC119977749 gene encoding uncharacterized protein LOC119977749 isoform X1 encodes MSSRSRTSKSKHSVDLGFLSKEEVNAVLDVLERDKEVQRMNSERLREIKKTNQDKLWLKGVTGQWFEEIRKAKFKDQTDVAKILKMPHTLCLRKQNRTALSDRKLPQSKSCPESKNGINHITFSGNSRGDDRLDPFSRPSESSSQSTESHSDQNQCGNYNSLQMESSNVFSQLQVRLKTVTVPQVERKIHVYRDFGKEKHSKVRGQGLETKTIFVDEYEKILGTEDSSNSKLQKTITDEEGVKNDNHQLKQYINDHETNILLNSSGLSENAELQSVSTWCNIENVRNTPLLRNIHTQGNEHVSVETAQYKIDNPALPNSASGPQSSITEPKKIFQNQPINHTDDILTTNTDGCLSNSKCENTRTLLLDLFTKSQSALVVANSNVNSQQSCSSNNICVPSMRDQDHSQSNSDSSLLSSITGSRSLNVGNRDVEQLNLSNSSLNISQKKNDAADDGKSKSIPPISSTVPVHTLFSIYAHKWNTNSQNCDNTAFFQRGGNDFLQTRKHKPISSLSLSEPVCQPRATSFIRVSSKTKHQYSGSDNTNITPQSACNDDHLQSSRGGRECTPLSPGIGKEKPSVDNLVLNKTRMEPLRDAEDPLPESEGNSWKHSCKNEGRCTSLLPTKLICSHLPICVKTCMDNNVLQTCPPNGTSPDLQSGGNNFLEKVKHETSHELSADPKSATKCVRNIIHHNSELLSNQSKTDDVSLVSVSNASLRNGESETINVTEMAITQPPNYKTFASQSLSSTNSALNLDINSKQNYREASGLTISTDCMLSYRFPIRSSYKYLLLDDSVKSIDITADATGNEHKSAPNCVPPLSDMLAEEASPSDIKNILKNASQNWASQTVNSNLPKIHSVNDIQNDKSEKMRTPSSVVAMQWLSTNTNKGNSPKNYQNDGNSNNGQKNISETVNEEQSSATIASQLKQNALLTYTSLEGVNEYLPKYKSATDRKPSQDSLSGQVPLRNFIDSQDKSMTDFPLGDNTTIKNAENYQSEKNIPISSHDTMSVQQFPTDTHVNMNKLPIHSSMRSGVTKNLENDQSENYKVDSLLDTQTALMTPSGIIHGTKSTFQNWGQNSADNTMLRGIIKDGKEPDKSKMKSAHSVLDPVFNKLSLIHNKSCNEHDPRSHSLSNADVTGNRQSLGLLKNSESEIHSAVVSNKGARQLSPINTTYNEVQQLIYLPNSAEIPRETEQEKAKATHPSSCLGPVINKPSPITITHKYSDESLNCSFSHSTFTVDTEFNKLLQKDNPEISDVAPSADSLQSTAVEYLQESPTEITIMRKNGLEHYSRNVTDNYCDEVSCDQYKSKRFGKTNTAFSSPPGITMLWLPSSIICNNQNKPLIHVDRESNQFLQKNKSESHGTDPSPEILTVLQSTTTDIKKCAMHIDPSKVTEIVYDQKSCDKNVEDYQSENHGEILLGRVTDQRTAREKSQQNLPSNNDDTTLDRTLNEYNVQQNKSEIAHVSSAVDTVIGQQFSSNIPHRSKYLSLNYSPNCPAVTLDRGNNKHLQKDNTGSRLPDSLSDQPSINLHNKVKPLTHFPLHNDSNLAAEITKVAENHQSEESSLIPSPDALIDQKSLTNSHCNLNKPLTHSLENSDIEIDENVQKHKSKISPVTSPTYPFTSYRSAMNVKKNTLQHNATKVTDIYLRKRPSGKLKLNVLLKAKSVPSPSAAESTQSIFENISQSSNQDKSKDLRLVRDDISLLVGRENIDKCQTYTSSAVSPTDKLNGQLAPKNISQDWRNILPNCSPNVDGTTVDRDINNTCDAVDKFETTCMLSALNQVSSQLSATDTVRSNEHKPLNHLLNSTAVNVHRESPDYLEKCKHKTKSALLPVDKGIQQKSPTSATDSYKDKPLTHSTVQTDVDVIIRDYNQDKLKLSHVIPPIDLVSSHQSAKNITHSDKRETLNCSLNCATVIADTGVNEYLRKDSPETNPIPAVDLLNDTQSTTTITDIKKNTRHNYSSHLAETCLDKIPYKTFNFKDLHETNSAPSSPPKVTGQWPITNTIHNNQDKSSTRSTLSGEFKMNRRNNSCLQKCKSETNDEFSLSTSLAGQQSPLNIRKSKPDTSLAHSPNRSGFVRDTGVIKNLKNCQPKNNRATFLWPDADIACDINTKFQNWFPTRDLSLNQQCDVNMKHYQSETGNTVSSQDLLIDHKSFIGVTCSKKIKYLRESTKSGYTTLARRYHGSCEQIDKDLINISSPHDLSPTLLSPSDIVRSNKNVTCDHSPICADLPAHDGDNAKGNGKIFRHGRKSFCGEMFQNRTLGMKNANVSNFLQQSSPKKNQIDSDITEINNFRNRLNAYSDISQYRASIDEDDSANNNLQAGTARFSKRYCRFTRSLRPSLQNIPHRCGNMYKAKSLKDINSDYNQSPLQDHEYFFATNSLPNSKLTVRNRQVRPSLQFSNSIKSSRLCRSYSDLPSSDGNESGYNNCISYHDSKFSELLSGNVSKEDKKKETHLENMKRVLVADRLWKPGYLHKESSSPKSEDVFDPCTSEVNQDPGVNDDTGQNDEYFPVDIKIFWPKENPSDIMRLLSSSSTGSKLSENSLSPPQHHAPAVIDKPNFSCYSDTNSDTTTDDEYFLDGNETEKESAL; translated from the coding sequence TGGATGAATATGAAAAGATCTTGGGAACTGAAGATTCAAGCAATTCCAAGTTGCAAAAAACCATCACAGATGAAGAAGGTGTTAAAAATGATAACCACCAACTAAAACAATATataaatgaccatgaaaccaatatTTTGCTGAATTCTTCGGGGTTAAGTGAAAATGCTGAACTACAGTCAGTGTCAACTTGGTGCAACATTGAAAATGTGAGGAACACTCCTCTGTTGAGAAACATTCATACACAAGGAAATGAACATGTTTCTGTCGAAACGGCTCAATACAAAATTGATAATCCAGCATTACCAAATTCAGCATCTGGCCCACAGTCTTCTATCACTGAGCCTAAAAAGATTTTTCAAAATCAGCCAATAAACCATACTGATGACATTCTGACAACAAATACTGATGGTTGTCTGTCGAACAGCAAGTGTGAAAACACCAGAACATTATTGCTGGATCTATTCACCAAATCACAGTCTGCTCTAGTTGTTGCCAATAGCAACGTAAATAGTCAGCAAAGCTGCTCATCAAACAATATTTGTGTCCCTTCAATGAGAGACCAAGATCATTCACAAAGCAACAGCGATTCTTCATTGTTAAGCTCAATTACGGGCTCAAGAAGTCTTAATGTTGGCAACAGAGATGTGGAACAACTGAATTTGTCAAATAGTTCACTCAATATTTCACAAAAAAAGAACGACGCTGCTGATGACGGGAAATCAAAATCCATCCCTCCAATTTCATCAACTGTTCCAGTACACACTCTATTTTCCATATATGCTCACAAGTGGAATACTAATTCTCAAAATTGTGATAACACCGCTTTTTTCCAAAGAGGTGGTAACGATTTTTTGCAAACCCGTAAACATAAACCCATTAGTTCCCTTTCTTTGTCAGAACCAGTGTGTCAACCGAGGGCTACTTCATTTATCAGGGTCAGCAGCAAAACTAAGCATCAATATTCTGGGTCAGACAACACTAACATCACTCCACAAAGTGCATGTAATGATGATCATTTACAAAGCAGTAGGGGTGGAAGAGAATGCACCCCTTTGTCTCCAGGGATAGGGAAAGAAAAACCTTCAGTAGATAATCTCGTATTGAACAAAACCAGAATGGAACCATTAAGAGACGCTGAAGACCCTTTGCCAGAAAGTGAAGGTAACAGCTGGAAACACAGTTGTAAAAATGAGGGAAGATGCACGTCTTTATTACCAACTAAGCTCATTTGTTCACATCTTCCCATATGTGTAAAAACATGCATGGACAATAATGTGTTACAGACTTGTCCACCAAATGGAACAAGTCCTGACTTGCAATCAGGTGGTAACAATTTTCTAGAAAAAGTTAAACATGAAACAAGTCATGAACTGTCGGCAGATCCAAAATCTGCAACAAAATGTGTAAGAAATATAATTCATCACAACAGTGAATTACTGAGCAATCAATCGAAAACTGATGACGTCTCCTTAGTCAGTGTAAGTAATGCTTCTTTACGAAATGGTGAATCAGAAACTATTAATGTGACAGAAATGGCTATAACACAACCTCCAAACTACAAAACATTTGCTTCCCAAAGTCTGTCATCAACCAACAGTGCCCTTAATTTAGATATAAATTCTAAACAAAACTATAGAGAAGCATCTGGCTTAACAATATCAACAGATTGCATGCTTAGCTACAGGTTTCCTATACGTTCCAGCTATAAATACCTTTTACTGGATGATTCAGTCAAGAGTATTGACATAACTGCAGACGCAACAGGAAATGAGCATAAATCTGCTCCAAACTGTGTGCCTCCATTATCAGACATGTTAGCAGAAGAAGCATCTCCTTCAGATatcaaaaatattttgaaaaatgcTTCACAGAATTGGGCATCTCAAACAGTCAACAGCAATTTACCCAAAATACATAGTGTTAATGACATTCAAAATGATAAATCTGAAAAGATGAGAACACCATCATCAGTTGTAGCAATGCAATGGTTGTCTACAAATACCAACAAAGGTAACTCACCAAAAAATTACCAAAATGATGGAAACAGCAATAATGGACAGAAAAACATATCTGAAACAGTAAATGAGGAACAGTCTTCAGCAACTATCGCATCCCAGTTGAAGCAAAATGCATTATTGACATACACTTCCCTTGAAGGAGTCAATGAATATTTACCAAAGTATAAATCTGCCACCGACCGTAAACCTTCACAAGATTCGCTGAGTGGCCAAGTGCCTCTTAGAAATTTCATAGACAGTCAAGATAAATCAATGACTGATTTCCCACTCGGTGATAATACCACCATTAAGAATGCAGAAAATTACCAATCTGAAAAAAACATTCCAATTTCATCACATGATACAATGAGTGTCCAACAGTTCCCTACAGATACTCATGTTAATATGAACAAGTTACCGATTCATTCCTCCATGAGATCAGGTGTTACCAAGAATTTGGAAAATGACCAATCTGAAAACTACAAAGTTGATTCATTATTAGACACACAAACTGCCCTGATGACTCCTTCGGGTATTATACATGGTACAAAAAGCACATTTCAAAATTGGGGCCAAAACAGTGCTGATAACACTATGCTTAGAGGAATTATTAAAGATGGCAAAGAACCTGATAAATCTAAGATGAAAAGTGCCCATTCTGTACTGGATCCAGTTTTTAACAAGTTGTCCCTCATACATAACAAATCTTGCAATGAACACGACCCACGGAGTCATTCTCTAAGCAATGCTGATGTCACAGGGAACAGGCAAAGCCTTGGCCTTTTGAAAAATAGTGAATCTGAAATCCACTCTGCCGTCGTGTCAAATAAAGGGGCTCGCCAGTTGTCTCCGATAAATACCACATACAACGAAGTTCAGCAACTgatttatttgccaaacagtgctGAAATACCAAGAGAAACCGAGCAAGAGAAAGCAAAAGCTACTCATCCTTCTTCTTGCTTGGGACCAGTGATTAACAAACCATCTCCTATAACTATCACACACAAATATAGTGACGAGTCACTGAATTGTTCATTCAGCCATTCTACTTTCACCGTGGATACTGAATTTAATAAGCTTTTGCAGAAGGACAACCCAGAAATCAGTGATGTGGCTCCTTCAGCAGATTCACTGCAAAGTACTGCTGTGGAATATCTGCAAGAATCTCCTACAGAAATCACCATTATGAGGAAAAATGGACTTGAGCATTACTCAAGAAATGTAACTGATAACTATTGTGATGAAGTGTCCTGTGATCAATACAAATCTAAACGTTTTGGTAAAACAAATACTGCATTTTCATCACCACCTGGGATTACCATGCTGTGGCTGCCTTCAAGTATCATATGTAATAACCAAAACAAACCACTGATTCATGTGGACAGAGAAAGCAATCAGTTTTTACAAAAGAACAAATCTGAAAGCCATGGTACAGATCCATCACCAGAAATATTAACAGTTTTGCAGTCCACTACCACTGATATTAAGAAATGTGCTATGCACATTGATCCATCAAAGGTAACTGAAATTGTTTATGATCAGAAATCTTGTGACAAAAATGTGGAAGATTACCAATCAGAAAATCATGGTGAAATTTTACTGGGTAGAGTCACTGACCAGAGAACGGCAAGGGAAAAATCTCAGCAGAATTTGCCCTCAAATAATGATGACACTACTTTGGATAGAACATTGAATGAATATAATGTGCAGCAAAACAAATCTGAAATTGCCCATGTATCTTCAGCAGTGGATACAGTGATCGGGCAACAGTTTTCATCAAATATTCCACACAGGAGTAAATATCTGTCACTGAATTATTCACCAAATTGCCCGGCTGTCACTCTGGACAGAGGAAACAATAAACATTTACAAAAGGACAACACTGGATCTAGACTGCCTGATTCATTGTCTGACCAACCATCTATAAATCTACACAACAAAGTCAAACCGTTGACCCATTTCCCACTCCATAATGACAGCAATCTAGCTGCAGAAATTACCAAGGTAGCTGAAAATCATCAATCTGAGGAAAGCAGTTTGATTCCATCACCAGATGCATTAATTGATCAAAAGTCTCTTACAAATTCACACTGTAACTTAAACAAGCCATTAACTCATTCTTTGGAGAACAGTGACATAGAAATAGATGAGAATGTACAAAAGCACAAATCTAAAATCAGCCCTGTCACTTCACCGACATATCCTTTCACTTCCTATCGCTCTGCTATGAATGTAAAGAAAAATACATTGCAGCATAATGCAACAAAGGTAACTGACATCTACCTTCGTAAGAGACCTTCtggtaaattaaaattaaatgtctTGCTTAAAGCAAAGAGTGTGCCCTCCCCATCAGCTGCAGAGAGCACCCAGTCAATCTTTGAAAATATCTCACAAAGCAGTAACCAAGACAAATCAAAGGATCTTCGCCTGGTCAGAGATGACATCAGCCTATTGGTAGGTAGAGAAAATATAGACAAGTGCCAAACCTACACAAGCAGTGCCGTTTCACCAACAGATAAACTGAATGGACAGTTGGCCCCCAAAAATATCTCACAAGACTGGAGAAATATATTACCGAATTGCTCGCCAAATGTTGATGGCACAACTGTGGACAGAGACATTAATAATACTTGTGATGCAGTGGATAAATTTGAGACTACGTGCATGCTTTCAGCACTGAATCAGGTATCCAGTCAGTTGTCTGCTACAGACACTGTGCGTAGCAATGAACACAAGCCACTCAATCATTTGTTAAACAGTACTGCTGTCAATGTACACCGAGAAAGTCCTGACTATTTAGAAAAATGCAAACATAAAACTAAAAGTGCACTTTTGCCAGTGGATAAaggtatccaacaaaaatctccTACAAGTGCAACAGACAGCTATAAAGACAAGCCACTGACTCATTCAACTGTCCAGACTGATGTTGATGTGATTATTCGGGATTATAATCAGGACAAATTAAAGTTGAGCCATGTAATTCCACCAATCGATCTAGTTTCCAGCCACCAGTCTGCTAAGAATATCACACACAGCGATAAACGTGAAACACTGAATTGTTCACTGAACTGTGCTACCGTCATTGCAGATACTGGAGTCAATGAATATTTAAGAAAGGACTCGCCAGAAACTAACCCAATTCCAGCAGTAGATTTGTTAAATGACACACAGTCCACAACCACTATCACAGATATCAAGAAAAATACCCGGCATAATTATTCATCACATCTTGCCGAAACCTGTCTCGATAAAATACCTTACAAAACATTTAATTTTAAAGATTTACATGAAACTAATAGTGCACCCTCATCACCACCTAAAGTGACCGGACAATGGCCCATCACTAATACCATTCACAACAACCAAGACAAGTCATCAACTCGTTCCACACTGAGTGGGGAATTTAAAATGAACAGAAGAAATAATAGTTGTTTACAGAAGTGCAAATCTGAAACCAACGATGAATTTTCATTATCAACTTCGTTGGCTGGGCAGCAATCTCCTTTAAATATCAGAAAAAGCAAACCAGACACGTCACTGGCTCATTCTCCAAATAGAAGTGGCTTTGTGAGGGACACAGGAGTTATCAAGAATCTCAAAAATTGTCAACCCAAAAACAATAGAGCAACTTTCTTATGGCCTGATGCAGACATTGCATGTGACATTAATACAAAATTTCAGAATTGGTTTCCAACCAGGGATCTATCTTTGAATCAACAGTGTGATGTTAATATGAAGCACTATCAATCAGAAACTGGCAATACTGTTTCATCACAGGATCTGCTGATTGACCATAAGTCTTTTATAGGTGTCACATGCAGCAAGAAAATTAAGTATTTGAGAGAATCAACAAAAAGTGGATATACCACTCTGGCTAGAAGATATCATGGCAGTTGTGAACAAATTGACAAGGATTTAATCAACATTTCTTCACCACATGATTTGTCACCCACTCTTCTGTCTCCTTCTGATATTGTACGTAGCAACAAGAATGTAACATGTGATCATTCACCAATTTGTGCTGACTTGCCTGCACATGACGGCGACAATGCAAaaggaaatggaaaaatattcagACATGGGAGGAAATCGTTCTGTGGAGAAATGTTTCAGAATCGGACATTGGGAATGAAAAATGCAAATGTTTCTAACTTCCTGCAGCAAAGTTCTCCAAAGAAGAATCAAATTGATTCAGATATCACAGAGATTAATAACTTTCGGAATAGGTTAAATGCCTACAGTGATATTTCTCAATACAGAGCTAGTATTGATGAAGATGATTCAGCAAACAATAACTTGCAGGCAGGGACAGCTAGATTCTCAAAAAGGTACTGCAGGTTTACACGTTCCCTGAGGCCCAGTCTGCAGAATATTCCACATAGATGTGGTAATATGTATAAGGCAAAAAGTTTGAAAGACATTAATTCAGATTACAACCAATCCCCCCTCCAAGATCATGAATATTTTTTTGCCACCAATAGCTTGCCGAATTCTAAACTAACTGTTCGCAACAGGCAAGTTCGCCCCAGTCTCCAGTTTTCAAATAGTATAAAATCTAGCAGACTTTGCCGATCTTATTCTGATCTCCCTTCTTCTGATGGGAATGAGTCTGGCTATAACAATTGTATTTCATACCATGACAGTAAATTTAGTGAGTTACTGAGCGGAAATGTTTCTAAAGAAGATAAAAAGAAGGAAACACACCTTGAGAACATGAAAAGAGTTTTGGTAGCGGACAGATTGTGGAAACCTGGATATCTTCACAAGGAATCCTCATCTCCAAAAAGTGAGGATGTTTTCGATCCATGCACCAGTGAAGTAAACCAGGATCCAGGGGTGAATGATGATACGGGACAGAATGATGAGTATTTTCCTGTAGACATTAAAATATTTTGGCCCAAGGAAAATCCTTCAGATATAATGAGACTTTTGAGTTCTTCATCCACAGGGAGTAAATTATCAGAGAACAGTCTTTCACCACCGCAACACCACGCACCAGCTGTGATTGACAAACCGAACTTCTCTTGTTACTCGGATACAAACTCAGACACCACTACTGATGATGAGTACTTTTTGGACGGCAATGAAACTGAAAAGGAATCTGCGTTATAA